A portion of the Juglans microcarpa x Juglans regia isolate MS1-56 chromosome 1D, Jm3101_v1.0, whole genome shotgun sequence genome contains these proteins:
- the LOC121264976 gene encoding 3-ketoacyl-CoA synthase 19-like, whose translation MDLFMVLCLLPLLYAFSRIYRMVLQWRDQGCYMLAYECYRAPEDRKLDTESCAKIVLRNKNLGLEEYRFLLKTIVSSGLGEETYGPPNVVEGREECPTMADADFETNEVIFDTLDKLFATTGVSPSEVDILVVNVSLFSPSPSLTARIINRYKMRENVKAFNLAGMGCSASLIAIDIVQRLFKTYKEAFAVVVSTESMGPHWYRGKEKSMLLSNCLFRAGGCSMLFTNNRALKHRAILRLKYLFRTHLGSNDEAYECCTQVEDERGYLGFRLTKSLTKAAAKAFTINLRVLVPKVLPLKELLRYLIVEIQQTKTSSQELEAVGSHLNFKAGVDHFCIHPGGRAVIDGVGKGLRLNEYDLEPARMALHRFGNTSAGGLWYVLGYMEAKKRLKKGDRILMISFGAGFKCNNCLWEVMRDLDGGNVWKDCIDSYPPKTGLVNPFVDKYSWINDEYLSFVRVIDL comes from the coding sequence TGGATCTCTTCATGGTACTGTGCTTACTACCCCTATTATATGCTTTCTCCCGCATCTACAGGATGGTTCTTCAATGGAGAGACCAAGGTTGTTATATGTTGGCCTACGAGTGCTACAGGGCCCCTGAGGACAGGAAGCTCGATACTGAATCCTGCGCAAAAATCGTCCTCCGAAACAAGAATCTGGGTTTGGAAGAATACAGGTTTCTCTTGAAAACCATTGTCAGTTCAGGGCTCGGTGAAGAAACTTATGGCCCACCGAATGTCGTCGAGGGCAGAGAAGAATGTCCAACAATGGCAGATGCCGATTTTGAGACGAATGAAGTCATCTTTGACACACTTGACAAGCTTTTTGCTACGACAGGAGTTTCTCCATCAGAAGTCGACATACTTGTCGTGAACGTGTCCTTGTTCTCTCCCTCGCCCTCCCTAACTGCGCGGATAATAAATCGTTATAAGATGAGGGAGAACGTTAAGGCTTTCAACCTCGCTGGAATGGGCTGCAGTGCAAGCCTTATAGCAATCGATATTGTGCAGCGCTTGTTCAAGACATATAAAGAAGCATTTGCTGTCGTTGTCAGTACGGAATCCATGGGTCCGCACTGGTATCGTGGCAAAGAAAAATCCATGCTCCTCTCCAACTGTCTATTCCGTGCCGGAGGCTGTTCAATGCTCTTCACAAACAACAGAGCTTTGAAGCATCGAGCCATCTTGagattaaaatatctatttcgGACGCATCTTGGCTCAAACGATGAAGCATATGAATGCTGCACACAAGTAGAAGATGAGCGTGGCTACCTTGGCTTTCGCCTCACAAAAAGCCTCACAAAAGCTGCTGCAAAAGCTTTTACAATTAACCTCCGAGTGCTAGTTCCTAAAGTACTGCCACTAAAGGAACTACTCCGCTACCTCATAGTAGAAATCCAGCAGACCAAAACCAGCAGCCAGGAACTTGAAGCAGTGGGATCGCATCTGAATTTTAAGGCTGGAGTGGACCACTTCTGTATCCATCCTGGTGGAAGGGCCGTAATCGATGGGGTTGGCAAGGGTTTACGGCTGAACGAATATGACCTCGAGCCAGCTAGAATGGCGCTTCATCGATTTGGTAACACTTCTGCCGGTGGCCTTTGGTATGTTTTGGGTTACATGGAGGCTAAGAAGAGGCTTAAAAAGGGAGACAGAATTCTGATGATCAGCTTCGGAGCGGGATTTAAGTGCAACAATTGTTTGTGGGAGGTGATGAGGGACTTGGACGGTGGAAATGTTTGGAAAGACTGCATAGACAGTTATCCACCTAAAACCGGCCTAGTCAACCCTTTTGTGGATAAGTATAGTTGGATCAATGACGAATATCTGAGCTTTGTCAGAGTAATTGATTTGTAA